Within the Streptomyces sp. NBC_00353 genome, the region TCGAGCCAGGAGAAGTCCCAGCCGTCGACGGAGACGGCGGCGGCCTCGGCGACGAGCGCTTCGAAGCGTGTGCGTTCCTCTTCGGATGTTCCGGGCATGCGGGGATGGTGTCACCGCACATTCGTGGGCGCGACCGAATTCCGAGTGCCCCGGCGGGTCAGGCCGCGAGGCCGCCGAACAGTATCCCGAGCAGCGCGCCCGCGATCATGAACGGCCCGAACGGGATGCCCGTCCTGCGCCCGGCCCGCCGCAGGATGACCAGCCCGAACCCGTACACGGCACCGAGCACGAACCCGGCGAAGCCGCCCGCGAAGACGACCGCCCACCCGTACCAGCCGAGAGCCACCCCCAGTGACAGGGCGAGCTTGACGTCGCCGAAGCCCATCCCGTTCGGGTTGATCAGGAAGAGCAGGAAGTAGAAGCCACCGAGGGCGAGGCCGCCGAGCAGGGCGGACAGCCACGAACCGGCGTGCTCCGGAAGCAGCGCCGCACCACCCAGCAGTACGACGGCCGCACCGGCGAGCGGCAGCGTCAGCCGGTCGGGCAGCCGGTGGACGCGGCGGTCGATGGTGGCGAGGAGTACGGCGACAGGGGCGAGCAGCAGCCAGACGGCAAGCTCGGGCCGGAGCCCGGTGGCCGCGGCGAGGGCGGCGCAGCCGAGGGTGCTGGCGACAGGGGCAAGGACGGCGGGGGCGTAACGCGCGACCGGTTCGGTGCGGAGGTCCCCTTCCCGACCGTCGCCTTCCTTCGTGCTCGCGTCCGCCGACTCGGCGACCTCGGCAGGCTCGGCGGCCCCGTCCCGCTCGTCGGGTGGGGCCGGCACCGCGGCCGTCTTCGGCTGCGCAGTCGTACGCACCGCGGCACCCGCGGCACACGCCGCACACCGTGTGGAGCCGAGCCAGCCGCGGGCCACCCCACTGAAGGGGTGGCCGGCGGGGCAGGTGTCCCGCCATGCGTCCTCCGGTTCGACGGAGAACCGGTACGCGGCGCGCGGGACCAGCAGTCCGGTCGCGGCGCCCCAGAGCGCGGCGACGCCTGTCAGCATGACGTACACGGAACCGACCCTAGGCGGCCGACGCACATGCGGTCATGGGCCCTGGGGCCCACTGCTCGTCATTTCGGGCCCAGTGGTTGTCACCGGGCGCTACCGTCGTCGCCATGGGTCAATGGCGCAATGGCAACGGGACGTTGACGGTCGGGGACCGGGAGGGGGGACCGGGGCTGGAGATACCGCTGCGGATCGCCGCCTCGTACCGGGCCCGGTCGAAGGGGCTTCTCGGGCAGGACGGGATCGACGGGGCGCTGATGATCACCCCGTGCGGGAGTGTGCACACGTTCGGGATGCGGTTCACGATCGATGTGGCGTACCTGGACCGGAAGTTCAACGTGGTGGCGGTCCACACGATGAAGCCGGGGCGGCTCGGGATGGTGCGGCTGCAATCCCGTCATGTGCTCGAGTCGGAGGCCGGGACGATGGAGAAGTGGGGACTGCGGCCGGGCGTGCAGGTGCAGATCGACCAGGCCGGCTGAGGGGCGGGTCACGGGAGCTTGGCCAGCTGCGCAGTGACCACTTCCGCCGGGATTTCCGGAGGCGTCGCGTCGACGAAGTCGGCGACGTAGAACGTGACGACCGTCGAACCCCTCCGTACGAGCCGGAAGACCAGCGGCACCTTGTCGCCCTCGATGTTCCCCGTCACCTGGTAGGCGATGCTCTCCTCGCCCACCCGCGGCGCATCCAGCAGATCGACCTTGCTGTACGTGGACGGCCCCTCGTCGCTCGAGGTCCTGAACCCGCCCGCGCAGGCCTGCACCGCGTCGCGGACGTCGCGCAGCACCTGCTGGGCCGCGCCCTTCGGGTGGGAGGTGAGAATCTCGGTGACGACGGTCTGGTCGTCCCTTCCCTCCTCCGATTTGTCCACCACGGTACGGAAGACGGTAGCGGTCGCGGCGGGTTCGGGAGCGCCGTTGATCACGGCGGCCAGTGGCCGGCAGGCCTGGTCCTCGGCCTTTTCCGTGCCGGTGTCCTGACTGCCCCGCAGCGGGGTGACCTCGTAGCCGGCCACGTCGCCGGTGGCCAGGGCGGCCTCGGTCAGCTCCGCCTCGGTGAGCACCTTGCCGGTGCCGGCCGGCAGCGTGCTCGGGGAGGACGGCGGGGGCGGGGACGAAGTGTCGTTGCCGGACGGCTTCGCGCTCGACGGACTGCTCGCCCTGCCGTTGTCCTTGCCGTGGGACGAGTCGCCGCCGGACGGGCCGCAGGACACGGCCGCGAGGCAGAGCGCCGCTGTCGTCGCCGCCATGACTGCTGTACGAGCCTTCATCGTTCCCCGTTTCCGACCATGGGCCCCGTCCCTGTCCGCACGCTAACAACCGGGCGGCGGCGGGTGCGTGGGCCCACGGGCCCAACCCGGAGCCGCGCTCAGGAAGCGGCCCTTCTTTCGGATCAGGCGGGATCAGGGCGCGTGCCCCGCGAGCCCGGCGTGGTCCGACAGCACTCAGGTCCGGGTGCCCAGGCCGCGGCCGACGAGCGGGGACACCGTGCGGATCAGCTTCAGTTGCGTGGAGCGCAGGACCTTCACGGTCGTGTCGTCGGACCAGCCGGTCGTCGTGGACCACTCGTAGCCCGAGCCGACCACCTCGCTGGCGAACGCCAGCTCCGTGGCGAGCAGCGCCCGCGCCCAGTCCATCGGCTCCAGGGGTTCCTTCGCCGCCAGCGCCGAACGGATCCTGGCCCCCCTCCGGTTCAGGTCGGCCGCGTCGTCGAAGCCCATGGCCACCGCGAACTCCTCCGTGCAGCGCGCCGGGCCGCT harbors:
- a CDS encoding DUF192 domain-containing protein, encoding MGQWRNGNGTLTVGDREGGPGLEIPLRIAASYRARSKGLLGQDGIDGALMITPCGSVHTFGMRFTIDVAYLDRKFNVVAVHTMKPGRLGMVRLQSRHVLESEAGTMEKWGLRPGVQVQIDQAG
- a CDS encoding prepilin peptidase; its protein translation is MLTGVAALWGAATGLLVPRAAYRFSVEPEDAWRDTCPAGHPFSGVARGWLGSTRCAACAAGAAVRTTAQPKTAAVPAPPDERDGAAEPAEVAESADASTKEGDGREGDLRTEPVARYAPAVLAPVASTLGCAALAAATGLRPELAVWLLLAPVAVLLATIDRRVHRLPDRLTLPLAGAAVVLLGGAALLPEHAGSWLSALLGGLALGGFYFLLFLINPNGMGFGDVKLALSLGVALGWYGWAVVFAGGFAGFVLGAVYGFGLVILRRAGRRTGIPFGPFMIAGALLGILFGGLAA